One stretch of Carnobacterium sp. 17-4 DNA includes these proteins:
- a CDS encoding type 1 glutamine amidotransferase → MNIHIIQHVSFENPGRIMDWIQENNHTVEIIKVFNGESLPKVEEVSFLIVLGGPMSANDTEQWIQDERHLIKQVVDSGKPMLGICLGAQQLAKAYGSDIISTPKEVGWHSVTSLTQNFHPSKEYTVLHWHGEGFTKPFHATPLYSTEKWENQGFSLFNAIGLQFHFETTKETVKEIVEADSQFLSQSVFSVTRGKTIDFTVPDENKDILFLILNTLEREVKLKDMYLRKRTFKCVFDSQLKT, encoded by the coding sequence ATGAATATACATATTATTCAACATGTTTCATTTGAAAATCCTGGTCGGATTATGGACTGGATACAAGAGAATAATCATACAGTCGAAATAATAAAAGTTTTTAACGGAGAGTCTCTTCCCAAAGTGGAAGAAGTCTCTTTCTTAATTGTTTTAGGTGGACCAATGAGTGCGAATGACACAGAACAATGGATACAAGATGAACGACATTTGATAAAACAAGTTGTCGATAGTGGAAAACCGATGTTAGGAATTTGTTTAGGTGCACAACAATTAGCTAAAGCCTATGGAAGTGATATTATTTCTACTCCTAAAGAAGTTGGTTGGCACTCGGTGACCTCTTTAACGCAAAACTTTCATCCGAGTAAAGAGTACACTGTCCTTCATTGGCATGGTGAAGGATTTACAAAACCTTTCCATGCTACGCCTTTATATTCTACTGAAAAGTGGGAAAACCAAGGATTTAGCCTGTTCAATGCGATAGGATTACAATTTCATTTTGAAACGACCAAAGAAACTGTGAAAGAGATTGTAGAAGCTGATTCACAGTTTCTTTCACAGTCAGTTTTCTCTGTGACAAGAGGAAAAACAATAGATTTTACTGTTCCTGATGAGAATAAAGACATTTTATTTTTGATCTTAAATACATTGGAACGTGAAGTGAAATTAAA